From the genome of Tripterygium wilfordii isolate XIE 37 chromosome 6, ASM1340144v1, whole genome shotgun sequence:
gtttctgcAGCAATCATTGTTCTGTTATTTCTTCCAATTTTTGTGTCTGCAAGACATATAGGACGGCCACGCATACGTAtgattctttctctttttctttttttttgggtaaagatTGATCACAAAACAACCTTGAATTTACTAATTTGTGTTTGATGAACAGATCATGGTCATCATCACCACTCCTCATCAGAACAGAGTATCAGAGAAGGAAAAGTGGCAAAACCCAATTTGAATTGGGAAAGAAAGCGAATTAGAGGGGCTGATACGCTAAAAATTGCCGGGTCAAGCTTACCA
Proteins encoded in this window:
- the LOC119999318 gene encoding protein EPIDERMAL PATTERNING FACTOR 1-like, with product MKHSVFVSAAIIVLLFLPIFVSARHIGRPRIHHGHHHHSSSEQSIREGKVAKPNLNWERKRIRGADTLKIAGSSLPDCSHACGSCSPCRLVMVSFVCASIAEAETCPMAYRCMCHNKSYPVP